ACACGTTGACATGACAGGATGCGATAATTATAATCGTGACGCAGCGGATTACCTGGAAAATAATTAAATCATGCACGTATCAAACGTGTTTAAACCGTTGCCAAAACAACTCGCAGAGACCGTTACCCAGTGCCCAAACAACTCGCTTAGGAATATGATTAATGTAAAAATTAGTAGCCCTTTGTCTGGAGTTTTTGGGAGAGAGAATGTAACTACTAGGATGAAAGCAAATAAAGATAGCAAAACGTGATCATACCAGATAATATACGAAGTGGATAGTATTTAATATCTAACCCAAGAGGAAAAGGCAGGCCGGAGAAACCACTGAGAGAAGATCAGCCGGCAGTACAACATCGGTGAACTGTTAGCTGGTTCTACCTGGATGGAGGTTCACCCGCATGGGTGGAGGTCTTCCTGGATGAGGGGGGATCTACCTGAATGGAGGGTCACCCGCATGGGTGGAGGTCTTCCTGGATGAGGGGGATCTACCTGAATGGAGGTCCACCTGCATGGGTGGAGGTCTTCCTGGATGAGGGGGATCTACCTGAATGGAGGGTCACCCGCATGGGTGGAGGTCTTCCTGGATGAGGGGATCTACCTGGATGGAGGTCCACTTGCATGGGTGGAGGTTCCTGGATGAGGGGATCTacccaggggcggatccagaccgtattagccgtattgcccaatacggtctagaaTTGTTAAGCgcccttcgaaatttcaccggcaatatttttgacggcattatttcagcaaccgctaattccgtgtccgtaatccgggcataattataaaattaatcggtaTATACTGCTGCCGAGAAAGTGAGGAGAGGtaatcatatttgtaaagcctttaatcatgataaattaaataggGCACTTTCCTTTTGCAAGGGGCACTCATGCTTTAGATGAGGGCACCTTGTCCTTGCCTTTTCAAGGAGGGCTAAAGGGGCACTCGTACTTTAGAAGAGGGCACTATACgcggaaaatgttgaagaaaagggcacttttttgcctaatttttaaaattttaggggcacttttggtttggaagatggcacacgacatgaggataaatgtgaagacgaggcaatttttgccgattgttaacaatgaaggggcacttagccgtattctgtataattgttaaggggcacttttaaagattataggggcactaggcgaagttggcgacaaccattctttcatgggttcgccagcttcattttttatccgcatctgaaatcttgtctcgaattcgtttattctggattgctctgctagcctctagaagccctctaaaaacctttaaatggtaccatattttcaaaattttccgggGGTGGGCCCCCAGACCCCCCTCTAAGgacttcgcgccttcggcgctcgcattGACCTGGATACTGGGTGTGCCCTAAATCAGAAAGCTGCCGTTCaatttccttccaatactgtctacccatccccctggatccgcccctgctacCTGGATCAAGGGATCTTCCTGGGTGCGGTGTCTGTGCCTGCCTGGAAGGAGTTCTACTTGATGAGGAGCAGGTCTACCTCGATCAGGGGATGTACCTGGATGAGGGGATACCTGCATGAATGGAGGTCTTCCTGAATGAGGGGTCTAAGCTGGATCAGGGAATGTACCTGGATCAGGGGATCTTTTCGCAAAGTTCttacatatttcaataaatcaagGTTAAATTTAAGAAACCGGAACGGGAATTTTTCACAATCTCACAAACTTTTAGTTATCTATAGTGACTTATGATGAAGGTTTGAGGGCAAGTTGATGTAGGACCTGAGGCTGAGGGCACTTACACTTGTAAGTCAACTCACGCCATTAACAGGGGCACTTTTTCGTCAAACCCATGGATTGAGGGGCTGCATCTCGGAGGGGAATGGAGTAAGCGCGACAGCATTCCGGAACCCACCCTGCTGTAGAAGGCTCTGCTGGTGATAGTGTTGGTTTCTCTCGATAGAGAGCACTGCTGtattcaggggcggatctagctTTTCGGATAAGAGGGTGCTACTTACATATGGGGTGGGGTCCGGATATGCTCCTCcagaaaattaagaaaaataaaatgtattcTGGGCACTTTCCTGGTTGAAATTAGTAATGAAATGTGTTCactatttcaccattttctaaacaaAAAGACTTGGGTAGAAAATTCCAAGGTCACTCTGCTGAAAAAAGGGGGTGCGTGCAGCCGCCACGCACCCCCCTGGATTCGCCACTGGTATCAATCTAACTTACAACTTGATAGAACTCCatttaataatcaattttatttcagtgTTTAATTCAAGTATGAACATTATCACAGTGAATGTCCCCTCCCCCTAACAGATACCCCTCATCCCCTCCCCTTCCCTGCACataccccctccctcccacccACAGATTCTCCCTCCCCACACATATTGACTAGATTAAACCTCTATAGTAATCTTTAATTCAGGATTTAATTACTCTCGAGATTAGACTTAAACGTCCAGACCCCTCACAGTTGAGGAGTATCGCCTCGTCCACGGAGCCGTATATTATTTTGTGACCTGACATTATTCTCATTCTAACAATCATTTTGAACAATCAATTCACAATAGTTTATACAACGCACAATTATTCACTTCAACTCACTAACATACAATCACTGATTCTTAACATTCAACCACTAATTCAACAagtataattcatttatttggtATTTTCTTGTAAAGCAGCACTGAGTGAAACAGTATAGTCTGATCACCCGCCTGTCTGTATCCCCGCCCTTCAGCCCGCTCGCCTGTGTCCCCGCCCTCCCTAAGAtctaaataatgaataaattaaacaaataaattaaacatgGACAAAGTGTTTAAATAATTGCCAACAAAATTCAATAGTTTTTCCAAAAAGACTTGTCAGTTGCGTTAAGTTGTAACGTAAGTAACTAAAGCAGAtacattaaatataaaaatctttgcacaaaaatatttgaattgtcTAAACATTGATAAGACGAAATTGAAGGTGAATTAATTATTGAGAGAACTAAGATAATACATAAACACTAGAACTAACTTTAGAAAATTTTACCAATCATAACTAGTCATAATAAGACTGAACCTGACACCCCTCCGTGTGGCGGGTTTCCTAATAAAACTGAACCTGACACCCCTCCATGTGGCGGGTTTCATAATAAGACTGAACCTGACACCCCTCCATGTGGCGGGTTTCATAATAAGACTGAACCCGACACCCCTCCGTGTGGCGGGTTTCATAATAAGACTGAACCCGACACCCCTCCGTGTGGCGGGTTTCATAATAAGACTGAACCCGACACCCTTCCGTGTGGCGGGTTTCATAATAAGACTGAACCTGACACCCCTCCGTGTGGCGGGTTTTATAATAAGACGGAACCGGACACCCCTCCGTGTGGCGGGTTTCATAATAAGACTGAACCCGACACCCCTCCGTGTGGCGGGTTTTATAATAAGACTGAACCTGACATCCCTCCGTGTGGCGGGTTTTATAATAAGACGGAACCGGACACCCCTCCGTGTGGCGGGTTTTATAATAAGACTGAACCTGACACCCCACCGTGTGGCGGGTTTCATAATAAGACTGAACCTGACACCCCTCCGTGTGGCGGGTTTTATAATAAGACTGAACCTGACACCCCCTGTCTCACGGTTTTCGATAAGACTTAGCCTGACACCCCTCCATGTCGCAGTTTTATAATAAGACTGAACCAGACACCCCCTGCCTCACGGTTTTCGATTAGACTTAGCCTGACACCCCTCCATGTCGCAGGTTTTATAATAAGACTGAACCGGACACCCCCTGTCTCACGGTTTTCGATAAGACTTAGCCTGACGCCCCTAAGGGTCGTGGGTTTCATAACATCTACCGCAATTGATAAGGCAGCGAtgaatcatctttataattgtattgtttatgatttatattattactattattattattattattattattattgatcaCTAGGGGGCGCCTGTGTTTGACGCCCGCACTGCCCCGGTACCCGTTATAATCGCTCTGACTGCAAAAATTCAAGTCGTTCAGTTGTTTCCGCGGCATCCGAGGAGAATTTGACGGCAAGGAATTCGTCGTTTTACGTTGAGACAGAGTTCCACCACCGGGGGCGCCACTGGTCGGGTTACGTTGAGACGTTCCACCACCGAGCGCGCCACTGGTCGGGTTACGTTGAGACGTTGTTCCACCACCGGGGGCGCTACTGATCGGGTTGCGTTGAGACGTTGTTCCACCACCGGGGGCGCCACTGGTCGGGAATGTATCGAACGGATCGAGGAATGCATCCGGATCCCAGTCCGTCGTATGTGATTTACGCGCCAAATCAAACTTTTTATCCCAGTCTTTTTTCTTGTTGTACCGAGCGTAATTCTGCCGAGCTGGGCCCGCGCCCCGGTGAGGACCGATATTATCGATATTTGAAACATTCCCGTTAATTTGAACTGAATGATTTTTACGAGGTTGTTTCGATTGTTGCGGATATCTATGGACAGTTTCTGCGGCAGATCTGTATCCGGTTTGTAGTGTATCCCCGCTCTGACCGCTGATTGAGCTGCTATCGTTCTCGAACACCGGTAACATTTCTCCGGTGCTGTATGATTTCTGTAAACCGTGATTCCAATGCTGTTGCCGCGACAACCAACTGTCGTGCTGTTGTGTTCCGAATAAAAGTCCGGCCGAAACGACGCTGGAATTTGTAGCCGATTTCGATCCGCCGGAACCGCTGTttagtttatttgacgaacgttttcttttctttttcttcttctcGACGAGAGCGGGCTCCTGAAATaccaaaaacaacaattttcaaaaaataaatcacgAGACAGGTTTATATGGATAATTATAGATTGGATatcctcgcttaccagggCTCGGTTGCCTCCAACTAGGAATGAAACCCTGGTAAGTGGTTAACTACATAACGTAGAAAAGGAGAGAGTTTGAGCAGCAGGGCAGGAGGGTTTGGGCAGCAGGGCTGAAGAGGGTCCGGGCAGCAGGGCTGAAGAGGTTCTGGGCAGCAGGGCAGGAGGGGGTTTGGGCAGCAGGGCTGAAGAGGGTCTGGGCAGCAGGGCTGAAGAGGTTCTGGGCAGCAGGGCAGGAGGGGGTTTGGGCAGCAGGACAAGGCGTTTTCATGATTCTAATGCAATGATCCCTTTCAAAGCTTACATTTAAtacatttatatgaaatatcacaACAAAAGTAAAAGAATAACAAAGAAAAGGCACACAACTGATGACAGAGTGAGAAGAATGAAGGagtgaggggaggggagggggtgagAAGAGTGAGAGGGGGTCAGAGTTTATTTACTAACCAACGGCGTCCAGAAAAAACTTAAACTTTTCAAAAGAGcagcattttaataaaaaacaGAGCAATCACAATAAACAGAGAGCCATGAGACTaacaaatgtggaactggatccatatTCACCCTTCCACCATGCCCCTCATCCCCTCCCCCTGAGTTTATACCTACCCGTTTCTCTGTGAGGAAGAAAGGTATACTTGGCTCCACTATATACAAGTTACTGTCACTACCTGTCAtaggaataaataaaaaatttataaatttTTCTCACTAGCAGCTACAGCTGTAGCTCTAGCtaccagtagcagcagcaaAATAAGGAAAATAAACGTTGTAGCAGCAgaatttaatttagttttcagTCAAAATTAATCACAAAATGTGACTCACAAATCTCAACAGTTTCCTATAAAAAAggcagagtttcttggtcaaAGGATCCTCTCCGACACTGAGCGGGTTGAGGGAGACCCTGCCTGGTGCTCAACCGGTCGAGGTGACCCTGACTGGCACTCGACTGGTCAAGGGGATCCTGACTGGCGCTCAACCAGTCGGGGATCCTGACTGGCGCTCGACTGGTCGAGGGGATCCTGACTGGCGCTCAACGGGTCGAGGGCATCCTGACTGACGCTCAACGGGTCGAGGGCATCCTGACTAGCGCTCGACTGGTCGAGGGGATCCTGACTGGTGCTCAACGTGTCGAGGAGATCCTGTCTGGCGCTCAGCGTCAGAGGAGATCCTGACTGGCGCTCGACGGGTCGAAGGGATCCTGACTGGTGCTCAATGCGTCGAGGAGATCCTGTCTGGCGCTCAGCGTCAGAGGAGATCCTGAATGGCGCTCGACGGGTCGAAGGGATCCTGACTGGTGCTCAAAGTGTCGAGGAGATCCTGTCTGGCGCTCAGCGTCAGAGGAGATCCTGACTGGCGCTCGACGGGTCGAAGAGATCCTGTCTGGCGCTCAGCGGGTCGACGGAAACTCGAATGTAACTCACTATGGGTTAATAGTTACCTGATAGTTTATTATTGATCGATTTAGCCGGTGATTGTGTTAGCGTACTGTCCGATAAACGACGCAGAGTAACTGAACTCGGTTGTGTCGGCATGTTCTTCAACAACTCCTGTAGCTCGGCTCGTGTCGCCCTCTGACGAGACCTCCGCACACACATAGCGAtcacaaatatcaatataaacGCTTCGATTATCATGAAAAACAAATGACTTTCGAGGGCCTAAAAAATACACAAGCAAATATTCACAAACCGATATTACAGACAGAAATTTTTTAATTGTCTTGTAGGTATAGAAATTTTGTCTTGACTCCAGAATCACAGAATAATTCCATTTATCCTGAGTTAGTCAACTAGAGTTCGGTGTAGGGGTAACAGCCTGGTGTGGAACCGGATCAGTCCACTAGAGTTCGGTGTAGGGGTAACAGCCTGGCGTGGAACCGGATCAGTCCACTAGTTCGTTGTAGGGGTAACAGCCTGTGTGGAACCGGATCAGTCCACTAGAGTTCTGTGTAGGGGTAACAGCCTGGTGTGGAACCGGATCAGTCCACTAGAGTTCCGTGTAGGGGTAACAGCCTATGTGGAACCCGATCAGTCCACTAGAGTTCGGTGTAGGGGTAACAGCCTGGCGTGGAACCGGATCAGTCCACTAGAGTTCGGCGTAGGGGTAACAGCCTGTGTGAAACCGGATCAGTCTACTTGAGTTCTGTGTAGGGGTAACAGCCTGGTGTGGAACCGGATCAGTCCACTAGAGTTCGGTGTAGGGGTAACAGCCTATGTGGAACCGGATCAGTCCACTAGAGTTCGGTGTAGGGGTAACAGCCTGGCGTGGAACCGGATCAGTCCACTAGAGTTTGGCGTAGGGGTAACAGCCTGGCGTGGAACCAGATTCATTTAGTTAGACTGTTATCCCTACACCAAACTTTAGTCTTAATTTCAGTGTAGGGATAACAGCCTGTGTCGATCAGTCCACTGTAGCAAGTGGTAGGGGTGTCGTATATATTAATTACCTGTACATACATCCGATCGATCTGTTTAGTAAGATTACCCACATTATCGTGTAACCCGTGAATCTGTGTCTGTAAAGCTGCTATATTCTCTTGCTGTTTTAGATCTCTCATCTCGGCCGACTGAGCCGTTTCCTGTAGTTTCTGAATCGTTTTATCAAACGATAAATGCATGTTTTCGATTTGTTTTTTGTAACGTTGGCTCAATTCGTCCAAATATctagaagaaaaaaaaccaatcaTAAATATTTCGTCTTTTCTTCCGACGTTCAAATGAAAGCCTAAATCCAGCTGCAGCCATGATTTGAGTCCAAGAAATGGTCTTTAATCATaacactggtcttaagttgtttcaATTGTGGCTGTAGAACTTAAGTTGgtctgagactggtcttaattaCAAGTCATCACCGCTACGCAACTAAGCCTACAATTGATCCGTTATAAACCTAACAATAGTCAACCCTAAATTAAACTTCAAACcaaaactgtaaaactggacTCAGCTGACCTAGAACTAAGTTAAGGATCTATCTTTAAAATTTACCGATATATCAGGAAGCCTCAGGGCCCACTCGCAGCCTCATGATTTAAGTGAATAGATGATTATTATCTTTTATATCGGttttaatctttaaaatcGAGTTATTTATGCTAAGGGTAGATTTGATTCAGTGTcccaaacccaccacacctgctggGAGCGAAAGAAAAGATGATCTTAACAGGCTCGTCGGTAGCAATTTTCAATTGCTGCGGCCAATCGCCAATTTTCGACAGGTTCTAACATGTTGCCGGGACGAAATTTATTCACTTCAATTTCGTCAAAAACGTGATATTAACAACAAATGTTAGTCAGTAAATTGTTGCCATGGCCATCACTACTGTAGTCGCTGCACTTCCATAGCCGCTCTGGTTTAAATAATCTTATGACTGCTTTAGGAGTAAATTGTTAAATCCACTATAGTAGAACGAATGATCTCAAATCTTATGACATAGAACTAACTTCGCATTTTTTTGGCCAAATGAATTATCGTTTAACTGGTATCAACTATAACTGGGGACCACTGTCCCGTTTAGACTGATAACAAACCTAAGGTTcggcaatttgattaatggtttatacatttttgagGTCGTTTTGATAACGGTTTGACCCTCGTCGCTTTAGATAAATGACACCTATAATCAAATGGACGGCTTTTACTGATAAAATACTGAACACCTTCTAATATTCTACGTATATAGAAACTACTGTGTTATCGCAAACACTATTCTACCACTGATTCCATTACAACTCTCAATCAGTTTCTCAACGAAATTACTTTCATTGCTTGCTTGTTTTCCCTCTCCATAATGTAAATCAACCatcttacatattttgttagtaATAAAAGTTTTTTGTGGAGAAAAAAGATCATATTATCTGATGAAAGCAGCATTTTCACGAGGTAGCGTAAATATCAGAACGGGTCAGTTGAAGTTAACCAGTAGAAACCACCGACACCCCCATCCCCGTTTAGGGACCACAGACACCCCACGACCCCGTTTAAAAGTTATAGACTGAccttaagataaaaacccactatctattcattgacgatgatctctagggtgagtatatattttagattgaataaataaattcttgttttcaaattcttttaatctgtagatagtgggattttatcttattatccgttcaccacgtttgagtgtggttatcgttctaatAGACTGACCTGTTGGTGAGAGAGAGATTTGCTTCTAAGTTTTTAATCCGATTGTTCAATCTCATGATGGCCGACTCCCGTTTGACGGGGGGTAGACTGGCGTCACTAGGCATCACTTTCTGTTGTTGGATTTTCTCTGAATCTGTCGCCGCTGCCGATGCTGCTGTCGCTGGTGTATGAACTATATTATCACCGTTGTTAACGTGATTGTTGTTAGTTTCTATGACGACATGTGTACTTTCAACGTTGTTATTTTCGACGGACTGCTGAGCGGATTGCTGTTGGTTCGGTGTCCCTGACTCATCTGTTAAAGGAGCGCGGTTTTTAATATTCTCACTAGATGTCTCTGCTGTCTGCTTATCTATGTTATTGTTCTGGTTATCAACGTTTTTATCTGAATTCAAATCGGCACCATTAAAACTTTCGACCTTGACCTTATTCGCCGCACCGTTATCTGCATCGAGTCGAGCAGACGGATCTGATTGTTTCTCTTTCCCGTCGGTAGATGGCGCCGCTGTGTTTACCGGTTGAGCTGTATTGACCGCCCCATCGCCCGGTTTACCTTCCAGAACTTTAGGCCCGGCCGTACTTATCCCCGCGACTACGCTCGCAACTATGGTCGATTGTTGCGGCGTAGTCGTGGGCGCTGAGCGTACTGACGATTCCGCGTTCAGATCCGTCGTCGACAGCGACGACGATAAAACCGGAGTCCGCGTAATTACAGAACAAATGCCGTCGCTGCACTGATTTACAACAATCGCCGGCTCCCCGGTAACCGTTTCTACGGTATTATCGGCCGCGCGATCGACGTCCGTTTTTTGTGATACAGTCGGTTGTATTCTAGTAACATCCATCCCGCTAGTGGCAACCTCCAACGGCCCGGCGGTCTCGACCAGGTTTTCCCCGATTGTTTCTCTATATCTATTCATATCGTCGATCGAAGGTAAAATCGTCTGCCCGTCGTCAACGACGACCGTTTTAGTAATTGTTGTTTTATCCGGGTGTATATCGGCGTCGGGCATCGCGGGCCCCGCCGGCACGCTAGTAGTGCCCTCTATGTCTCCGGACTCAGTCCTCGGTTTCTCCGAGCGTATTACCGCGTTACGCGTGGCTCTACACGATTTCGGCCGCCATGACGACACGGCCGACAACAGGAAGTAGTAATAAATGCACGAACGAGATCCGAAAAACGGAGTTGATTTCACCGGCTGACATCGAACTGATTCGCAAACGCTACAGCGACTAGTTAAACTGGTCGAATCAGTCGAACTGGTCGAGAGACATGCCTCTATTACAAACACTGCTATACCACCTAATGTATTACAATACAGTTCTGTATTACCTgaaaaatcaatgataatataaaCTTTTACTCTTAACAACAAATCAGTCTTCACAAAAAATGTACCCGACAGTTAAGCTGCTACTCACCTATATAAACAGCTTGTATATTACCAGTAGGTATTTCTGGTAATGCTCTATTATCAGGGGGTACTATAGGGAACGGTGTCGCCCCCTGGAGACAGGGTAACTGTTTACCGTCAGCAGTACGGTTACACGTCACATTGTTATCCGTGCTCGACGAACCTGCGAATAATCAAACGTAAAAACAATGCCTAAATTAATTATATTGAGGGGCAGTTGAGGGCTCTGTTGTAGGAGTCTGCCGTACACTACAATGACTCTGGGGTAGATTTTTAAGAGGGCAATCTGGGAGACACTATGAAAAGATCTCTGAAAAGGATTTGGAGTGTACAAGGATCTGACTGCcaatctgctgctgctgctgtatgTGAACTGTCTGGTATGAAGGGAGGGGTTTATATGAACTGTCTGAAATGAGGGGAGGGGTATATGAAATGTCTGGAATGAGGGGTCTACATGAACTGTCTGGTATGAGGGGAGGAGTCTAtgtgagggggagagggaggagaagGGGGAATTTTTTTACCTTTACACGGATCTCTCAGCcgatctgctgctgctgccgctacCGTATTTGCCGAATCCGTCTGCTGCGTCGTTTCTTCGTCGGTTCcttttaatacttttttaacGAGTTTGAACATGGCATCGGTGGCGCTAGTGAATATATTCGACGATTCTTTCTCGGTATTCACGGAGGAGGACGACGAGGAATCGGCGTCTGCTGCGAGGTGTTCGTCGTTATTCTCTCCACCGGCTACGTGCTCGTATTCATCCTCCGTGTAACTGATACCGTAAGCTCTTAACATACTCAACGGACAGAAATGTTCCTTTCCGTAATAATCAACTACTTCTATCTGCAACACGTCAAACAGAAAATCGTCAATTATTTATGGTCATGATCCGATTAGTCACTTGTTTCGTAGCTAACGTATTGATGCACTTCGCAAAGATTTTCACAGTCTAACTCGTTCCAATTGCAATCGGATAAGTCATCACATTaatgaagtcatctctattttcgGTTCCCAACTTATATTTTCTACTCAATTTTCGAAGAGCAAGTCATCGTTTGgatcatcctccctcagcagggattcaaacctgatgacatcgagactcaccacggtacgaaaccctgccgcactagaccgagtgcgcagcagatgatgtcattattagccaatcaaaaatctggttttatttttagcccgggtttttctATTTATAGTTTATCCATGAAATTTGCTTCAGCGATAACACAATGAGCGagctgattggtgccgcaagttttcccTGCGTTCCCTGTCAAGCAGCAAGCTTTCGGACTGCCTTgctgccatcaggtttgaatccctgacGGGAGGATGTATTTGGATACGCCCTTACATTACTTAAGTTGTAATTACTTCctataaaaatttcaaatttttttcgaaaaataagATCGTAATTCGTTCATACCTTGATGAATTTTTTGTAAAGTTCCTGTCCAGGAATCGGGAAACTCTGAATTTTTCGTTCTTCACGAGCGTAAAACGTCCCCAGAAAATCCCACTCTTTCGTCGggtatctgaaaatatatcgaatttataaaataataaatatttcaaaattatcgtCTCAAACTGCTGGTGCTTCTGCAGCTGCAGCTGCTACTGCTATATTTGGGttgaataaatacaaaatGTAGCTGTCATAATTTACGTAGACtatctaattttcaaaaattgatgttCAAATTTGCAGGGTTTAAGGAATTTTGAGGACCTTTTTGCCTCTGGTTCAAGGAATTTCCATCCATCAGACAAGTGTACTAGACCTAATAATACCCCACGATCTGATCGCTATGAACCCTGGACTTGTTAAAATATTCCATTCAAGAATAAATTCAATAATATCAATAAGAATCATAATGAATTACCGTTCACTGATGAAAACGTGGAATGATTTCGGTAGCGATGAAAACAATTCGAAATTTGCGATTTCTAGAAACTTCAGTTGAATTGGTTCACAAAGTTCAACCACAAACCTGCAATTAAACAATCATCATATAACTGACAACACTACAGCTGTGAGGGAAGATATGGTTCACCAAGAACCCA
This Tubulanus polymorphus chromosome 7, tnTubPoly1.2, whole genome shotgun sequence DNA region includes the following protein-coding sequences:
- the LOC141907966 gene encoding SUN domain-containing ossification factor-like isoform X2; this translates as MLNQFISSQYGTETEQILKTTALLCIRRQKQRNVTTRSTTRWRYGMLTGVHISLILLLINACLSKRLQPGSESISPEIPDAQKIPDKPIILPPIVIETKKDEKDKESKSGKDELLNSGEIKIENKPKTEDQVMSTDQRQNIDTDSTAENNVAMGTGAAGSGQAKPQTEEEKAVVDAPVTMTTTPATDNNVLPKQEKEDIPSFDEWKKQQIAEEQERKREDAIVHLSVGGDKKTRPNSMRANYASLSCGAKIQTSNPEAQHGSYVLSDNKDEYMINPCNVKKWFVVELCEPIQLKFLEIANFELFSSLPKSFHVFISERYPTKEWDFLGTFYAREERKIQSFPIPGQELYKKFIKIEVVDYYGKEHFCPLSMLRAYGISYTEDEYEHVAGGENNDEHLAADADSSSSSSVNTEKESSNIFTSATDAMFKLVKKVLKGTDEETTQQTDSANTVAAAAADRLRDPCKGSSSTDNNVTCNRTADGKQLPCLQGATPFPIVPPDNRALPEIPTGNIQAVYIGNTELYCNTLGGIAVFVIEACLSTSSTDSTSLTSRCSVCESVRCQPVKSTPFFGSRSCIYYYFLLSAVSSWRPKSCRATRNAVIRSEKPRTESGDIEGTTSVPAGPAMPDADIHPDKTTITKTVVVDDGQTILPSIDDMNRYRETIGENLVETAGPLEVATSGMDVTRIQPTVSQKTDVDRAADNTVETVTGEPAIVVNQCSDGICSVITRTPVLSSSLSTTDLNAESSVRSAPTTTPQQSTIVASVVAGISTAGPKVLEGKPGDGAVNTAQPVNTAAPSTDGKEKQSDPSARLDADNGAANKVKVESFNGADLNSDKNVDNQNNNIDKQTAETSSENIKNRAPLTDESGTPNQQQSAQQSVENNNVESTHVVIETNNNHVNNGDNIVHTPATAASAAATDSEKIQQQKVMPSDASLPPVKRESAIMRLNNRIKNLEANLSLTNRYLDELSQRYKKQIENMHLSFDKTIQKLQETAQSAEMRDLKQQENIAALQTQIHGLHDNVGNLTKQIDRMYVQALESHLFFMIIEAFILIFVIAMCVRRSRQRATRAELQELLKNMPTQPSSVTLRRLSDSTLTQSPAKSINNKLSGSDSNLYIVEPSIPFFLTEKREPALVEKKKKKRKRSSNKLNSGSGGSKSATNSSVVSAGLLFGTQQHDSWLSRQQHWNHGLQKSYSTGEMLPVFENDSSSISGQSGDTLQTGYRSAAETVHRYPQQSKQPRKNHSVQINGNVSNIDNIGPHRGAGPARQNYARYNKKKDWDKKFDLARKSHTTDWDPDAFLDPFDTFPTSGAPGGGTTSQRNPISSAPGGGTTSQRNPTSGALGGGTSQRNPTSGAPGGGTLSQRKTTNSLPSNSPRMPRKQLNDLNFCSQSDYNGYRGSAGVKHRRPLVINNNNNNNNNSNNINHKQYNYKDDSSLPYQLR
- the LOC141907966 gene encoding uncharacterized protein LOC141907966 isoform X1, whose product is MPKFIAVTTGAVCWLCVVILTMTSATDSAGDTNSNSEFSSGQSVKHNQQSSKTEPQNSAETFTETQQLQQQRSPQQPQIPSEHAAKTDQNHPEKTTKHQQNSDENKHLEVQSSTDQIEPRLIQTAEDLNQIKQQRQQLNLDPHVLVSTDNELEKNRAETIGQNIDDQQLSQTERQTALADDNNNRLQPGSESISPEIPDAQKIPDKPIILPPIVIETKKDEKDKESKSGKDELLNSGEIKIENKPKTEDQVMSTDQRQNIDTDSTAENNVAMGTGAAGSGQAKPQTEEEKAVVDAPVTMTTTPATDNNVLPKQEKEDIPSFDEWKKQQIAEEQERKREDAIVHLSVGGDKKTRPNSMRANYASLSCGAKIQTSNPEAQHGSYVLSDNKDEYMINPCNVKKWFVVELCEPIQLKFLEIANFELFSSLPKSFHVFISERYPTKEWDFLGTFYAREERKIQSFPIPGQELYKKFIKIEVVDYYGKEHFCPLSMLRAYGISYTEDEYEHVAGGENNDEHLAADADSSSSSSVNTEKESSNIFTSATDAMFKLVKKVLKGTDEETTQQTDSANTVAAAAADRLRDPCKGSSSTDNNVTCNRTADGKQLPCLQGATPFPIVPPDNRALPEIPTGNIQAVYIGNTELYCNTLGGIAVFVIEACLSTSSTDSTSLTSRCSVCESVRCQPVKSTPFFGSRSCIYYYFLLSAVSSWRPKSCRATRNAVIRSEKPRTESGDIEGTTSVPAGPAMPDADIHPDKTTITKTVVVDDGQTILPSIDDMNRYRETIGENLVETAGPLEVATSGMDVTRIQPTVSQKTDVDRAADNTVETVTGEPAIVVNQCSDGICSVITRTPVLSSSLSTTDLNAESSVRSAPTTTPQQSTIVASVVAGISTAGPKVLEGKPGDGAVNTAQPVNTAAPSTDGKEKQSDPSARLDADNGAANKVKVESFNGADLNSDKNVDNQNNNIDKQTAETSSENIKNRAPLTDESGTPNQQQSAQQSVENNNVESTHVVIETNNNHVNNGDNIVHTPATAASAAATDSEKIQQQKVMPSDASLPPVKRESAIMRLNNRIKNLEANLSLTNRYLDELSQRYKKQIENMHLSFDKTIQKLQETAQSAEMRDLKQQENIAALQTQIHGLHDNVGNLTKQIDRMYVQALESHLFFMIIEAFILIFVIAMCVRRSRQRATRAELQELLKNMPTQPSSVTLRRLSDSTLTQSPAKSINNKLSGSDSNLYIVEPSIPFFLTEKREPALVEKKKKKRKRSSNKLNSGSGGSKSATNSSVVSAGLLFGTQQHDSWLSRQQHWNHGLQKSYSTGEMLPVFENDSSSISGQSGDTLQTGYRSAAETVHRYPQQSKQPRKNHSVQINGNVSNIDNIGPHRGAGPARQNYARYNKKKDWDKKFDLARKSHTTDWDPDAFLDPFDTFPTSGAPGGGTTSQRNPISSAPGGGTTSQRNPTSGALGGGTSQRNPTSGAPGGGTLSQRKTTNSLPSNSPRMPRKQLNDLNFCSQSDYNGYRGSAGVKHRRPLVINNNNNNNNNSNNINHKQYNYKDDSSLPYQLR